A single Triticum dicoccoides isolate Atlit2015 ecotype Zavitan chromosome 2A, WEW_v2.0, whole genome shotgun sequence DNA region contains:
- the LOC119356707 gene encoding GTP cyclohydrolase 1-like encodes MGALEEAHLAACGCGDEEEEGEEDLLAELGGGEAPGDAMEPAVRALLAGLGEDDRREGLRRTPKRVAKAFRDGTRGYRQKVKDIVQGALFPEVGVDKRTGSAGGTGGQVVVRDIDIYSYCESCLLPFSIRCHVGYVPSGGRVVGLSKLSRVADVFAKRFQNPQRLANEVCGALHASIQPAGVAVAMQCWHIPLPENFKCKNSRALIRTSHSSRSGVFEGESSSFWNDFLALLKLRGIDMEMDSCSASLTWCPLRPHEVLLCNGHAKRNTSNGASSAKSASIPSNMVCAVSSMLLSLGEDPLRKELLGSPQRYVQWLMRFRACNLDVKLNGFTLNSASVYERPGEDATDHRAITSELHLPFCAQCEHHLLPFYGVVHIGYFGSGDGEGINRSHFQSLVHFYGCKLQVQERMTRQIAEAVYSVSHRGAIVVVEANHICMISRGIEKIRSSTATIAVLGQFSTDSSAKALFLQSILDTANQEV; translated from the exons ATGGGAGCGCTCGAGGAGGCGCACCTCGCCGCCTGCGGgtgcggcgacgaggaggaggagggggaggaggatctCCTGGCGGAgctcggcggcggggaggcgccggGGGACGCCATGGAGCCGGCGGTGCGCGCGCTGCTGGCGGGGCTCGGCGAGGACGACCGCCGGGAGGGGCTGCGCCGGACGCCCAAGCGCGTCGCCAAGGCCTTCCGCGACGGCACCCGAG GTTACAGACAGAAAGTAAAAGACATTGTGCAGGGTGCTCTGTTTCCTGAGGTTGGTGTTGACAAAAGGACTGGTTCTGCTGGAGGAACTGGAGGGCAAGTTGTTGTTCGTGATATCGATATTTATTCATACTGTGAGTCTTGCTTACTTCCGTTCAGCATACGATGCCATGTTGGATATGTGCCCTCCGGTGGAAGGGTTGTTGGGTTAAGCAAGCTTTCAAGAGTAGCTGACGTCTTTGCCAAGAGATTTCAAAACCCTCAGAGATTAGCTAATGAAGTTTGTGGTGCATTGCATGCTAGCATACAACCTGCTGGTGTTGCTGTTGCTATGCAGTGCTGGCACATACCGTTGCCGGAGAACTTTAAATGCAAAAATTCGCGAGCTTTGATTAGAACTTCACATTCATCTCGCTCGGGAGTCTTTGAGGGTGAGAGCAGCTCCTTTTGGAATGATTTTTTGGCTCTTCTTAAGCTTAGAGGCATAGACATGGAGATGGACAGCTGTTCTGCTTCTTTAACTTGGTGCCCCTTAAGGCCTCATGAGGTTCTGCTTTGCAATGGGCACGCAAAGAGGAATACAAGTAATGGTGCTAGCTCAGCAAAATCTGCATCCATTCCATCTAATATGGTTTGTGCTGTCAGCTCAATGCTCTTGTCTCTTGGTGAGGACCCCCTCAGGAAAGAACTTCTAGGCAGTCCTCAGCGTTACGTGCAATGGCTGATGAGGTTCAGAGCATGCAATCTCGATGTGAAGCTGAATGGTTTTACACTTAACAGTGCAAGTGTATATGAGAGACCAGGTGAAGATGCTACTGATCATCGAGCAATTACTTCTGAGTTGCATTTGCCATTTTGTGCCCAGTGCGAGCACCACCTGCTGCCGTTCTATGGAGTAGTGCACATTGGTTACTTTGGCAGTGGAGATGGTGAAGGGATCAACCGCTCTCATTTTCAGTCTCTGGTTCATTTCTATGGGTGCAAGCTTCAGGTTCAGGAAAGGATGACAAGACAGATAGCTGAAGCAGTTTATTCCGTCTCACACCGTGGAGCCATAGTTGTTGTGGAAGCCAACCACATCTGCATGATATCAAGGGGGATAGAGAAAATCAGGAGTAGTACAGCGACGATTGCAGTTTTGGGTCAGTTTTCGACCGATTCTTCTGCCAAGGCATTGTTTTTACAGAGCATCTTAGATACTGCTAATCAGGAAGTATGA